The genomic interval GCTCTTAAATTATAAAGATGAGAAGCGCCTTCCTTTTTCGGGTTTTCCAATTGTCGATGCTAACGGTCGAGTCGCGGGCATCTTAACTGCTAAGGACTTGAAGTTTTGTAACGATAGTCGTTTGAAGCTTAAAGATGTAATGACGAGTTCGATTCTGACTGCTAATGAAGGGACTACTTTAGAAGACGCGTACAAAATCATGATTGATAAAAAGATAGGTAAATTACCGCTTTTGTGTGAGAATGGTTCTTTGGCAGGTCTTTATAGTTTTCATGATGTGAATGCCTTAATTACGGGTACATCTAAACTTGAAAACTTGGATTCAAAGTACCAGCTGCGTTGTGCCGCCGCAATTAGCCCATATGATTTTGGTAGAGCAGAAGCTCTGATTAACGCGGGTGTGGATGCTATTGTTATTGATACAGCTCACGGGCACTCAAAAGGTGTGATTGAGACAGTTAAAGAACTGAAGGCTGGTATGGGTAGTTCGGTTGATGTTATTGCGGGTAATGTAGGGACAGCTGTTGGTGCAAAAGCTCTTGCCGATGCAGGTGCCGATGCGGTGAAAGTAGGTATTGGTCCGGGTTCTATATGTACAACTCGTGTTGTTTGTGGTGTTGGTGTTCCTCAGATCACAGCAGTTTATGAAGCTTCAAGAGCAGTTCCTTCAGATGTGCCGATCATTGCAGATGGTGGTATTAAGCAGTCTGGAGATGTCCCAAAGGCGATTACTTCAGGTGCAAGTAGCGTGATGATGGGTGGTTTGCTCGCAGCGACTGAAGAAAGTCCTGGTGAAAAGATTATGATGCAAGGTCGTCGCTTCGTTGTTTACAGAGGTATGGGTAGCTTGGAAGCCATGAAAAGTGGAAAAGGTAGTCGTGAACGTTACTCACAAGGTGATGTGGAGGATTCCAGCCAGCTAATTCCTCAAGGTGTTGAGGGACGTGTGCCTTATAGAGGTACTGCAGGAAGTGTATTGCATCAATTTGCTGGAAGTTTGAAATTTTCTTTAGGATACTGTGGAGCTAAAACAGTTCCTGAATTGCAACAAAAAGGTATTTTATACCGCGTGACCCCGTCAGGTTTGCGAGAAGCGCATCCACATGATATCCAAATGGTAAAAGACGCACCTAATTACCGCACTGTGTAATATGTATATAATTTTAACATTAGGAATTTTAGTATTACTTTTACTAGTTTTTTTAGTGTTAATTAACGTAGGTGCCTACGTTAAGGTGAAATCGAACGGTATTGACTTAAGTTTTGTCAATATCGTTTTTTCGCGTTTGCGTGGGTTGAACCCAGATAAATTGGTTGATGCATATATCACTCTATTACGCGCTGGGGTCAGTATAGAATATACTAGAATCGAAAGTCACGCCTTGTGTGGAGGTGATGTTTTGTCAGTGGTGGATGCTTCAGTATCTGCTTTGAAATCTTCTATAGATATGGATTTCGAGCAATTATGTAAGCTTGACTTAGCAGGTAGAGATGTGGTTTCTGCAGTGGATAGTTATGTTCACCCCGTTGTGATTAATTGCCCAAGTAATAAACAGCCCGGTTATATTGTGACGGTAGCAAAAGATGGAATACGTTTAGGTATAAGTGTGAAGTTAACTGTGCGATCGGACTTAAAAAGCTTGATCGGAGGGGCTGGGGTTTTAACAGTTGAAGCTAGGGTTCAGGAGAAAGTGTTGGGGGCAGTTGGTGCAGCAGAGTCACATAAGGATGTTTTGAATAATCCTTCCATATTGGTTGAGCATTTACAGAAAGAATCTAACGCTTTAGAGGGGACGTACTTCACCTTGGTTTCAGTAGATGTC from Lentisphaera araneosa HTCC2155 carries:
- the guaB gene encoding IMP dehydrogenase, with the translated sequence MIVNEKVDELMQSTKLQGLTFDDVTLVTQYADFLPEETSIKSKFSRNIGLNIPFVSAAMDTVTGPSMAIAIARLGGIGVIHKNMDIALHAEAVKKVKLHSNGLIQDPVSFQESQTVEELLNYKDEKRLPFSGFPIVDANGRVAGILTAKDLKFCNDSRLKLKDVMTSSILTANEGTTLEDAYKIMIDKKIGKLPLLCENGSLAGLYSFHDVNALITGTSKLENLDSKYQLRCAAAISPYDFGRAEALINAGVDAIVIDTAHGHSKGVIETVKELKAGMGSSVDVIAGNVGTAVGAKALADAGADAVKVGIGPGSICTTRVVCGVGVPQITAVYEASRAVPSDVPIIADGGIKQSGDVPKAITSGASSVMMGGLLAATEESPGEKIMMQGRRFVVYRGMGSLEAMKSGKGSRERYSQGDVEDSSQLIPQGVEGRVPYRGTAGSVLHQFAGSLKFSLGYCGAKTVPELQQKGILYRVTPSGLREAHPHDIQMVKDAPNYRTV
- a CDS encoding flotillin-like FloA family protein, whose amino-acid sequence is MYIILTLGILVLLLLVFLVLINVGAYVKVKSNGIDLSFVNIVFSRLRGLNPDKLVDAYITLLRAGVSIEYTRIESHALCGGDVLSVVDASVSALKSSIDMDFEQLCKLDLAGRDVVSAVDSYVHPVVINCPSNKQPGYIVTVAKDGIRLGISVKLTVRSDLKSLIGGAGVLTVEARVQEKVLGAVGAAESHKDVLNNPSILVEHLQKESNALEGTYFTLVSVDVSGIKVLDNLKAKLDSIQSEADKKVAESRAEAQKADAKARQQEMKAKLQEMNANVVSARVVLPDAIKSGIDDGVLGTRESKVKNVSQWRSQAL